In Acidobacteriota bacterium, one genomic interval encodes:
- a CDS encoding carbamoyltransferase: MKILGLAYETHESGAALLEDGRILAVINEERLTRVKMDEAAPALSALECLRIAGVKASQIDVIALSGFEPAKKLRHYASYIYKPFLYTKGKSMSMTVFPNGSVVGGPLAYLYNAALSTGIPQYTLIYKRRLAKVLAKLPGFRGRIVHVPHHDCHSATSYFTGPYRECLSAVVEGSDWEHSFVIETVKDGEFRRVAATPWPHSPGAFYKLITRILGFNPRRHAGKITGLAAYGDPDREYDKVRALMWTEGMELRVSPLVFSLHTEYVRTKKLPSYFGSPKREDLSAAFQRVLEETVTLAIRRAVEATGQKNIILAGGVCANVKMNQRIQGIPGVTGVSIHPGMGDTGQPLGAALKAWDRELRKNGKRLEPKAIPHVYLGPEYSDAEIESELRAHGLAYERPEDPARTAAEAIHAGKVVCRFNGKMEYGPRALGNRSILYHARDATINDWLNKALKRTEFMPFAPSTLIDYADQCYLNVAPSKYAAEFMTITYDCTDWMKKSCPAVVHVDGTARPQFVTKEQNPSYYRLIDEYRKLSGVPAVVNTSYNMHEEPIVCSPNDAVRAFLQSGLDYLAIGPFWVKGNGRAAK; encoded by the coding sequence ATGAAGATCCTTGGACTGGCCTACGAGACGCACGAGAGCGGCGCGGCGCTGCTCGAGGACGGCCGGATCCTCGCCGTCATCAACGAGGAGCGCCTCACGCGCGTGAAGATGGACGAGGCGGCCCCCGCCCTGAGCGCCCTCGAGTGCCTCCGGATCGCCGGCGTCAAGGCGTCTCAGATCGACGTCATCGCCCTCTCGGGGTTCGAGCCCGCGAAGAAGCTGAGGCACTACGCGTCGTACATCTACAAGCCCTTCCTCTACACGAAGGGGAAGAGCATGTCGATGACCGTCTTCCCCAACGGCTCGGTCGTCGGCGGGCCGCTCGCGTACCTGTACAACGCCGCTCTCTCGACGGGCATCCCGCAGTACACGCTGATCTACAAGCGGCGCCTCGCGAAGGTCCTCGCGAAGCTCCCTGGGTTTCGCGGGCGCATCGTTCACGTCCCTCACCACGACTGCCACTCGGCGACGTCGTACTTCACCGGGCCGTACCGGGAGTGCCTGAGCGCGGTCGTGGAGGGGTCCGACTGGGAGCACAGCTTCGTCATCGAGACGGTGAAGGACGGCGAGTTCCGGCGCGTCGCCGCCACGCCCTGGCCCCACTCCCCCGGCGCCTTCTACAAGCTCATCACGCGCATCCTGGGATTCAACCCGCGGCGCCACGCCGGGAAGATCACAGGCCTCGCCGCCTACGGCGACCCCGACAGGGAGTACGACAAGGTCCGCGCGCTGATGTGGACCGAGGGGATGGAGCTGCGGGTCAGCCCCCTCGTCTTCTCGCTCCACACCGAGTACGTCCGGACGAAGAAACTCCCCTCGTACTTCGGCTCACCGAAGCGCGAGGACCTGTCCGCCGCCTTCCAGCGGGTCCTCGAGGAGACCGTCACCCTCGCGATCCGGCGCGCCGTCGAGGCGACCGGCCAGAAGAACATCATCCTCGCCGGCGGCGTCTGCGCGAACGTGAAGATGAACCAGAGGATCCAGGGGATCCCCGGCGTGACGGGTGTCTCGATTCACCCCGGCATGGGCGACACCGGCCAGCCCCTCGGCGCGGCGCTGAAGGCCTGGGACCGCGAGCTCCGCAAGAACGGGAAGCGCCTCGAGCCGAAGGCGATCCCGCACGTCTACCTGGGGCCCGAGTACAGCGACGCCGAGATCGAGTCGGAGCTGAGGGCGCACGGCCTCGCGTACGAGAGGCCCGAGGACCCCGCGAGGACGGCCGCCGAGGCGATCCACGCCGGGAAGGTCGTCTGCCGCTTCAACGGGAAGATGGAGTACGGCCCGCGCGCGCTCGGGAACCGCTCGATCCTGTACCACGCCCGCGACGCGACGATCAACGACTGGCTCAACAAGGCGCTCAAGCGGACCGAGTTCATGCCCTTCGCGCCGTCCACGCTCATCGACTACGCCGACCAGTGCTACCTGAACGTCGCGCCGTCGAAGTACGCGGCGGAGTTCATGACGATCACGTACGACTGCACCGACTGGATGAAGAAGAGCTGCCCCGCCGTCGTCCACGTGGACGGCACCGCGCGGCCCCAGTTCGTCACGAAGGAACAGAACCCGTCGTACTACCGCCTCATCGACGAGTACCGGAAGCTCTCGGGGGTCCCCGCCGTCGTGAACACCAGCTACAACATGCACGAGGAGCCGATCGTCTGCTCCCCGAACGACGCCGTGCGGGCCTTCCTGCAGTCGGGGCTCGACTACCTGGCGATCGGGCCGTTCTGGGTGAAGGGGAACGGAAGGGCAGCGAAGTAG
- a CDS encoding DegT/DnrJ/EryC1/StrS family aminotransferase produces MNDIERTTTAPVAAVTARQRRLTTPIPFIDLAAQHRALERPIREAFARVLEGSEFVLGEEVEAFEREFASFLGARHAIGVASGLDAITLSLWALDVGKGDEVILPANSFISTALAVSAAGAKPVLVDVDPVRYTIDAEAVAAAITKRTKAILPVHLYGQSADMAPLKDLAATKGIALVEDACQAHGAATDAAKCGTMSDAGCFSFYPSKNLGALGDGGMIVTERDDVAEKVRLLRNYGQNARYEHVVKGVNSRLDSVQAAVLRVKLRHLGKWNEARRRHATHYDHALKDLPVVPPGEAPGTTHCYHLYVIRAPRRNDLKAHLEATGISCGVHYPIPIHLQPAFADLKLGPGSFPVAERLAGEILSLPIFPEMADSDVDTVCAGIAAFYAQGTAAAAGG; encoded by the coding sequence ATGAATGACATCGAGAGAACCACGACCGCCCCGGTGGCGGCCGTCACGGCGCGCCAGCGCCGGCTGACGACACCGATACCTTTCATCGATCTCGCGGCCCAGCACCGGGCCCTCGAGCGCCCCATCCGCGAGGCCTTCGCCCGCGTGCTCGAGGGATCCGAGTTCGTCCTGGGCGAGGAGGTCGAGGCCTTCGAGCGGGAGTTCGCCTCGTTCCTCGGCGCGCGGCACGCGATCGGCGTCGCGAGCGGGCTCGACGCGATCACCCTCTCGCTCTGGGCCCTCGACGTCGGCAAGGGGGACGAGGTCATCCTGCCGGCAAATTCGTTCATCTCGACCGCGCTCGCCGTCTCGGCGGCGGGGGCGAAGCCGGTCCTGGTCGACGTCGACCCGGTCCGGTACACGATCGACGCCGAGGCCGTCGCCGCGGCGATCACGAAGAGGACGAAGGCGATCCTCCCCGTGCACCTCTACGGGCAGAGCGCCGACATGGCCCCACTCAAGGATCTCGCCGCGACGAAGGGGATCGCTCTCGTCGAGGACGCCTGCCAGGCGCACGGCGCCGCGACGGACGCGGCGAAGTGCGGCACGATGTCGGACGCCGGCTGCTTCTCGTTCTACCCGAGCAAGAACCTCGGGGCGTTAGGCGATGGCGGCATGATCGTCACCGAGCGTGACGACGTCGCCGAGAAGGTCCGGCTCCTGCGCAACTACGGCCAGAACGCCCGGTACGAGCACGTCGTCAAGGGGGTCAACTCGCGCCTCGACTCCGTCCAGGCGGCGGTCCTCAGGGTGAAGCTCCGGCACCTGGGCAAGTGGAACGAGGCGAGGCGCCGGCACGCGACCCACTACGATCACGCCCTCAAGGACCTCCCGGTGGTTCCGCCGGGCGAAGCGCCGGGCACGACGCACTGCTATCACCTGTACGTCATCCGCGCGCCGCGTCGCAACGATCTGAAGGCGCACCTCGAGGCGACCGGCATCTCGTGCGGAGTGCACTACCCGATCCCGATCCATCTCCAGCCGGCCTTCGCCGATCTGAAGCTGGGCCCGGGTTCGTTCCCCGTCGCCGAGCGCCTCGCCGGCGAGATCCTCTCGCTCCCGATCTTCCCCGAGATGGCCGACTCCGACGTCGACACCGTCTGCGCCGGCATCGCCGCCTTCTACGCCCAGGGGACGGCCGCCGCGGCCGGCGGCTGA
- a CDS encoding BrnA antitoxin family protein, with translation MKKIPKFKSEDDERRFWARADSTKYVDWKKGGRFLASNLQPSLKTISLRLPELMLEEIKLLANKRDVPYQSLLKLFLAERIEKELKSADNRLN, from the coding sequence ATGAAAAAGATCCCGAAGTTCAAGTCGGAGGATGACGAGAGGCGCTTCTGGGCGAGAGCGGATTCGACGAAGTACGTCGACTGGAAGAAAGGCGGGAGATTCCTTGCTTCCAACCTCCAACCCTCCCTGAAGACGATATCGCTGCGGTTGCCCGAATTGATGCTCGAGGAGATCAAACTCCTCGCGAACAAGCGGGACGTCCCCTATCAGTCCCTGCTGAAGCTCTTTCTCGCCGAGCGCATCGAGAAGGAGCTGAAGTCCGCGGACAATCGCCTCAACTAG